A genomic region of Oryza glaberrima chromosome 1, OglaRS2, whole genome shotgun sequence contains the following coding sequences:
- the LOC127760734 gene encoding non-classical arabinogalactan protein 30-like, with product MAAFHPLAVIVFVSLLAAGATANYGYNTPSPPPPPPPQQQYTPPAHSNKLLVKVEGMVYCQSCAQRNTHSLEGAKPLPKAEVTVICHDAKNRIMVRCRRAVANDNGYFLAELDETKVSDFYMGDPRKACYVRLRASPDFECNNPTNINYSSIEGAPLRDEGKRWADHDYYNIMYATGPLAFRPAICPPKH from the coding sequence ATGGCTGCCTTCCATCCTCTCGCGGTCATCGTGTTTGTGTCCCTcctggccgccggcgccaccgcaaACTATGGCTACAACACaccatcaccaccgccgccaccaccgccgcagcagcagtaCACCCCGCCGGCCCACAGCAACAAGCTGCTGGTGAAGGTGGAGGGTATGGTGTACTGCCAGAGCTGCGCTCAAAGAAACACACACAGCCTCGAAGGCGCGAAGCCACTGCCTAAGGCCGAGGTGACTGTCATCTGCCACGACGCCAAGAATCGTATCATGGTGAGGTGTCGTCGGGCAGTCGCCAACGATAACGGCTACTTCCTCGCGGAGCTCGATGAGACCAAAGTCTCCGACTTCTACATGGGCGATCCGCGCAAGGCGTGCTATGTGCGGCTTCGGGCCTCGCCGGACTTCGAATGCAACAACCCCACAAACATCAACTACTCTAGCATTGAGGGTGCGCCGCTCCGTGACGAGGGCAAGCGGTGGGCCGACCATGACTACTATAACATCATGTACGCCACCGGCCCGCTCGCTTTCCGGCCGGCGATCTGCCCGCCTAAGCACTAG
- the LOC127760631 gene encoding non-classical arabinogalactan protein 30-like: MAAFHPLAIIMFVSLLAAGATANYGYTTPSPSPPPPPPQQQYTPPAHSDKLLVRVEGMVYCQSCAQRNTHSLEGAKPLPKAEVSVICHDAKNRVMVRCRRAVTDDNGYFRAELDETKVSDFYMGDPRKACYVRLRASPDFECNNPTNINYSSIEGALLRDEGKQWADHDYYNVMYATGPLAFRPAICPSKH, encoded by the coding sequence ATGGCTGCCTTCCATCCTCTCGCGATCATCATGTTCGTGTCCCTCCTGGCCGCCGGTGCAACCGCAAACTATGGCTACACCacaccatcgccatcgccgcccccgccgccgccacagcagcAGTACACCCCGCCGGCCCACAGCGACAAGCTGCTGGTGAGGGTGGAGGGTATGGTGTACTGCCAGAGCTGCGCGCAAAGGAACACACACAGTCTCGAAGGCGCGAAGCCGCTGCCTAAGGCGGAGGTGTCCGTCATCTGCCACGACGCCAAGAATCGTGTCATGGTGAGGTGCCGTCGGGCCGTAACCGACGATAACGGCTACTTCCGCGCGGAGCTCGATGAGACCAAAGTCTCCGACTTCTACATGGGTGATCCGCGCAAGGCGTGCTATGTGCGGCTTCGGGCCTCGCCGGACTTCGAATGCAACAACCCCACAAACATCAACTACTCTAGCATTGAGGGTGCACTGCTCCGTGACGAGGGCAAGCAGTGGGCTGACCATGACTACTATAACGTCATGTACGCCACCGGCCCGCTCGCTTTCCGGCCAGCGATCTGCCCTTCTAAGCACTAG
- the LOC127760623 gene encoding non-classical arabinogalactan protein 30-like, with amino-acid sequence MADFLPLAILVFVSLMSTGATANYGYTTPSPSPPPPPPQQYTPSAHSDKLLVKVEGMVYCQSCVQRNTHSLEGAKPLPKAEVSVICHDAKNRAMVRCRRAVANDNGYFLAELDETKVSDFYMGDPRKACYVRLRASPDIECNNPTNINYSSIEGAPLCDEGKRWADHGYYNIMYATGPLAFRPAICPPKH; translated from the coding sequence ATGGCTGACTTCCTTCCTCTCGCGATCCTCGTGTTCGTGTCCCTCATGTCAACCGGCGCCACAGCAAACTATGGCTACACCACACCatcaccatcgccgccaccaccgccgccgcagcagtaCACCCCGTCGGCCCACAGCGACAAGCTGCTGGTGAAGGTGGAGGGTATGGTGTACTGCCAGAGCTGCGTGCAAAGGAACACACACAGCCTCGAAGGCGCGAAGCCGCTGCCTAAGGCGGAAGTGTCCGTCATCTGCCACGACGCCAAGAATCGCGCCATGGTGAGGTGTCGTCGGGCCGTCGCCAACGATAACGGCTACTTCCTTGCGGAGCTCGATGAGACCAAAGTCTCCGACTTCTACATGGGCGATCCACGCAAGGCGTGCTATGTGCGGCTTCGGGCGTCGCCAGACATCGAATGCAATAACCCCACAAACATCAACTACTCTAGTATCGAGGGTGCGCCGCTCTGTGACGAGGGCAAGCGGTGGGccgaccatggctactataaCATCATGTACGCCACCGGCCCTCTCGCTTTCCGGCCGGCGATATGCCCTCCTAAGCACTAG